In Corythoichthys intestinalis isolate RoL2023-P3 chromosome 4, ASM3026506v1, whole genome shotgun sequence, a genomic segment contains:
- the LOC130915447 gene encoding LOW QUALITY PROTEIN: hepcidin-like (The sequence of the model RefSeq protein was modified relative to this genomic sequence to represent the inferred CDS: substituted 2 bases at 2 genomic stop codons), producing MKTFKFTVAVVLLAFVLIKDSYAWPSKYSXEIFISRILXEPDERYEEQVDHFAENRHRREAKDCRWCCDCCAFQPGQCGLCCDW from the exons ATGAAGACCTTCAAATTCACTGTTGCAGTGGTTTTGCTCGCCTTTGTTTTGATAAAGGACAGTTATGCCTGGCCATCGA AATATTCTTAAGAGATCTTCATTTCACGAATACTGTAGGAGCCGGATGAGAGATATGAAGAACAGGTGGACCATTTTGCTGAAAACAGACACAGAAGGGAGGCGAAAGATTGTCGCTGGTGCTGTGACTGTTGTGCTTTTCAGCCTGGACAGTGTGGTCTCTGCTGCGACTGGTGA